A region from the Oncorhynchus tshawytscha isolate Ot180627B linkage group LG26, Otsh_v2.0, whole genome shotgun sequence genome encodes:
- the jam2b gene encoding junctional adhesion molecule 2A, translated as MDSMGILSLIFLVLLQSPASLSLTVSTSKAKVVVHENTDAVLSCQFKTEKETNPRIEWKKKGKDITFVYFDGKFSGSFAGRANIEGATVTLHAVTQKDSGLYRCEVSAPADHTNLGEINVTLNVLVPPHTPSCEVPSSVLSGAGVELHCKDKLSVPPPTYIWYKDNKALSTTHTTDTSFSMDTDKGTLKFKSVSKADSGQYRCEASNSVGAPKSCVAHHMKVIEYQLSMTTLIAGAVGLFLLVVMCCLGVCLCHRRGCCKKQEQKGRSTNSYNPPPPPTRNPKNYKHTQSFMI; from the exons ATGGACAGCATGGGGATTTTGTCTCTTATCTTCCTCGTCTTGTTGCAGA gtcctgcctccctctctctgacagtGAGCACCAGTAAGGCCAAAGTGGTGGTCCATGAGAACACAG ACGCTGTGCTGTCCTGTCAGTTcaagacagagaaggagactAACCCTCGTATCGAGTGGAAGAAGAAAGGGAAGGACATCACCTTTGTTTATTTCGATGGCAAATTCAGCG GATCCTTTGCAGGTCGGGCCAACATCGAGGGTGCGACAGTGACGCTGCACGCCGTTACCCAGAAGGACTCTGGGCTGTACCGCTGTGAGGTCAGTGCTCCAGCAGACCACACCAACCTGGGAGAGATTAACGTCACCCTCAACGTACTGG TGCCCCCCCACACCCCGTCCTGTGAGGTGCCCAGCTCAGTTTTGTCTGGGGCAGGGGTAGAGCTCCACTGTAAGGATAAACTCAGTGTACCCCCTCCTACCTACATCTGGTACAAAGACAACAAGGCGCtgagcaccacacacacaactgacACCTCCtttagcatggacactgacaagGGAACACTG AAGTTCAAGAGTGTGTCCAAGGCTGACTCAGGCCAGTATCGTTGTGAGGCATCCAACAGTGTGGGGGCGCCAAAGAGCTGTGTGGCCCATCACATGAAGGTCATAGAAT ATCAGTTGAGTATGACGACACTGATAGCCGGAGCTGTAGGTCTCTTCCTGCTCGTTGTCATGTGCTGCCTGGGTGTGTGCCTctgtcatcgacggggctgctGCAAAAAGC AGGAGCAGAAAGGAAGAAG CACCAACTCCTAcaatccacctcctcctcccaccagAAAC CCCAAGAACTACAAGCACACCCAGTCCTTCATGATTTGA